A section of the Phacochoerus africanus isolate WHEZ1 chromosome 4, ROS_Pafr_v1, whole genome shotgun sequence genome encodes:
- the LOC125124454 gene encoding olfactory receptor 1020-like — MENSTLKIKFFLVGFSDHPELQGALFAVFLFIYSVTLMGNLGMILLITTSAPLHTPMYFFLCVLSFIDTCYSSVIAPKLLADLLSDEKTISYDGCVAQLYFFCSLVDTESFLLAAMAYDRYVAIRSPLLYSVIMSKRICCQLAIGAFLGGTMSSVIHTTNTFYLSFCSREINHFFCDISPLFSLSCSDTYIHDVVLVVFASLVEAICLLTVLLSYVCIIAAILKTGSAQGRRKGFSTCASHTTVVTIYHGTLIFTYLRPSAGHSLDIDKVTSVFYTLIIPMLNPLIYSLRNKDVKNAFRKMMSRKLLD; from the coding sequence ATGGAGAATAGCACTCTGAAGATAAAGTTCTTTCTCGTGGGATTCAGTGACCATCCAGAACTGCAGGGTGctctttttgctgtgtttttgttcATCTACTCTGTTACGCTCATGGGGAACCTTGGGATGATTTTACTAATCACAACCAGTGCCCCCTTGCACACCCCTATGTACTTTTTTCTGTGCGTACTGTCTTTCATAGACACATGCTACTCTTCCGTCATTGCCCCCAAGTTACTTGCAGACTTGCTTTCCGATGAGAAGACAATTTCTTACGATGGTTGTGTGGCACAGTTATATTTTTTCTGCTCTCTGGTTGACACGGAATCTTTCCTATTGGCTGCCATGGCTTATGACCGGTACGTAGCCATCCGCAGCCCACTGCTCTATTCGGTTATTATGTCCAAAAGGATTTGCTGCCAGCTTGCCATTGGAGCCTTTTTGGGAGGCACCATGAGCTCGGTTATTCACACCACTAATACCTTTTATCTGTCTTTCTGCTCCAGAGAAATTAACCATTTCTTTTGTGATATCTCCCCACTCTTCTCTCTGTCCTGCTCTGACACGTACATCCACGACGTTGTTCTGGTCGTCTTCGCTAGTCTGGTGGAAGCTATCTGCCTTCTAACAGTTCTTCTCTCTTACGTCTGCATCATAGCAGCTATTCTTAAAACAGGTTCTGcccagggaagaagaaaaggattctCCACCTGTGCTTCCCATACGACTGTGGTCACTATCTACCACGGGACCCTGATTTTCACTTATTTGCGCCCCAGTGCTGGCCATTCCCTGGATATTGACAAAGTGACCTCCGTGTTCTATACCTTGATTATACCTATGCTGAACCCCCTGATTTACAGTCTAAGGAACAAAGATGTAAAAAATGCCTTTAGGAAAATGATGAGCAGAAAATTGCTTGATTAA
- the LOC125124034 gene encoding olfactory receptor 5D16-like, which yields MFLAKRNITAGATFTLLGFSDYPELQAPLFLVFLAIYSFSVVGNLGMIVIIKINPKLHTPMYFFLSHLSFVDFCYSSIIAPKMLVNLLAEDRTISFSGCMVQFFLFCTFVVTELILFAVMAYDRFVAICNPLLYRVVMSPKLCMMLVVLSYVWGVACSLTLTCSAIKLSFRGFNTINHFFCELSSLITLSRADSYLSQLLLFAVATFNEVITLLIILTSYAFIVVTTMKMHSVGGHRKVFSTCASHLTAITIFHGTILFLYCVPNSQNSRHTVKVASVFYTVVIPMLNPLIYSLRNKDVKDTVGKVMKMKLFSY from the coding sequence ATGTTTCTTGCCAAGAGAAATATAACTGCTGGGGCCACGTTCACCCTCTTGGGTTTCTCAGATTACCCAGAATTGCAGGCCCCCCTCTTCTTGGTATTTCTGGCCATCTACAGCTTCAGTGTAGTAGGGAATCTTGGAATGATTGTGATCATCAAAATTAACCCCAAACTGCATACcccaatgtatttttttctcagccACCTCTCATTTGTGGATTTCTGCTATTCTTCCATcattgctcccaagatgctggtgAATCTACTTGCAGAAGACAGAACCATTTCATTTTCAGGATGTATGGTGCAATTCTTCTTGTTTTGCACCTTTGTGGTGACTGAATTAATTCTATTtgctgtgatggcctatgaccgctttgTGGCTATTTGCAACCCTCTCCTCTACAGGGTTGTCATGTCCCCCAAACTCTGCATGATGCTAGTGGTTCTATCCTATGTCTGGGGAGTAGCCTGTTCCTTGACACTCACGTGTTCTGCTATCAAATTATCCTTCCGAGGTTTCAACACTATCAACCACTTCTTCTGTGAGCTCTCCTCCCTGATCACCCTCTCTCGTGCTGATTCTTATCTCAGCCAGTTGCTTCTTTTCGCTGTTGCCACCTTTAATGAGGTGATCACACTGCTCATCATTCTCACATCTTATGCGTTCATTGTTGTCACCACCATGAAGATGCATTCAGTCGGTGGGCACCGCAAAGTCTTCtccacctgtgcctcccacctgACCGCCATCACCATCTTCCACGGCACCATCCTCTTCCTCTACTGTGTGCCCAACTCCCAAAACTCCAGGCACACTGTCAAAGTGGCCTCTGTGTTTTACACAGTGGTGATCCCCATGCTGAATCCCCTCatctacagtctgaggaacaAGGATGTCAAGGACACAGTTGgcaaagtaatgaaaatgaaattgttttcataTTGA
- the LOC125124035 gene encoding olfactory receptor 5L1-like: MGKENCTSVTEFLLLGFSEVPELRVFLVLVFLVIYGVTVLGNLGMVGLIQVSPRLHTPMYFFLSHLSFVDFSYSTVIVPKMLANIINKDKAISFLGCVVQFYLFCLCVVTEVILLAVMAYDRFVAICNPLLYKVTMSRNVCVELVSCCYLCGTVCSLIHLCLALKIPSYRSNVINHFFCDLPPLLSLACSDVTTNQLVIYIVATFNELITILIILTSYLFILVTILRMRSAEGRSRAFSTCASHLTAIIVFHGTILFIYCRPNAGNKSMATDRVATVFYTVVIPMLNPLIYSLRNKDVKESLRKVVNFKIFS; this comes from the coding sequence ATGGGCAAGGAAAACTGCACCTCTGTCACAGAGTTCCTTCTCCTTGGATTCTCCGAGGTCCCCGAGTTGAGGGTCTTCCTCGTCCTGGTGTTTCTTGTCATCTACGGAGTCACCGTCCTGGGTAACCTGGGCATGGTTGGGCTGATTCAGGTCAGCCCTCgactccacacccccatgtacttcttcctcagccacttgTCCTTTGTGGATTTCTCTTACTCCACGGTCATTGTGCCCAAGATGCTGGCTAACATCATAAACAAAGACAAAGCCATTTCCTTCCTGGGCTGTGTTGTGCAATTCTACTTGTTTTGCTTATGTGTGGTAACTGAGGTCATCCTGCTGgccgtgatggcctatgaccgctttgtggccatctgcaaccccCTCTTGTACAAGGTCACCATGTCCCGAAATGTCTGTGTGGAGCTGGTGTCTTGTTGCTACCTGTGTGGGACTGTGTGTTCTCTGATTCACCTGTGTTTAGCTCTTAAGATCCCATCCTACAGATCAAATGTGATCAACCACTTCTTTTGTGATCTGCCCCCTCTCTTATCTCTTGCTTGCTCTGATGTCACTACGAATCAACTAGTAATATACATTGTGGCCACTTTTAATGAGCTCATCACCATTTTGATCATCCTCACCTCCTACCTGTTCATTCTCGTCACCATCCTAAGGATGCGCTCTGCAGAGGGAAGGTCCAGAGCCTTTtccacctgtgcctcccacctcACAGCCATCATTGTCTTTCATGGAACAATCCTTTTCATTTATTGCCGACCCAATGCTGGCAACAAGAGTATGGCCACTGACAGAGTGGCCACGGTGTTTTACACTGTGGTGATACCCATGCTGAACCCCCTGATCTATAGTCTGAGGAACAAGGACGTGAAAGAAAGTCTCAGAAAAGTGGtgaacttcaaaatattttcatag
- the LOC125124036 gene encoding olfactory receptor 5D18-like, whose product MIPSERNKSGATFTLLGFSDSPELQVPLFLIFLAIYSVTAVGNLGMMFIIQINPKLHTPMYFFLSHLSFVDFCYSSIVAPKTMVNLVVEDRTISLVGCVIQFFFFCTFVVTESFVLAVMAYDRFVAICNPLLYTGAMSPKRCVLLVMGSYAWGVACSLILTCSVTPLSFCGFNTINHFFCEFSALLSLSCSDTSLNQLLLFIFATFNEVSTLFLILLSYVFIVVTILKMPSATGRRRAFSTCASHLTAITIFHGTILFLYCVPSSQNSRHTVKVASVFYTVVIPMLNPLIYSLRNKDVKDTISKIMDTNVFSH is encoded by the coding sequence ATGATACcgtcagaaagaaacaaaagcgGGGCCACGTTCACGCTCTTGGGCTTCTCCGATTCCCCAGAACTGCAGGTCCCTCTCTTCTTGATATTTCTGGCCATCTACAGTGTCACAGCTGTGGGGAATCTTGGGATGATGTTCATCATCCAAATTAACCCCAAACTGCACAcgcccatgtactttttcctcagccACCTCTCCTTTGTGGATTTCTGCTATTCCTCCATAGTTGCTCCCAAGACCATGGTAAACCTAGTGGTAGAAGACAGAACCATTTCACTGGTAGGCTGTGTGatacaattctttttcttctgtaccTTCGTGGTGACTGAATCCTTTGTATTagcagtgatggcctatgaccgcttcGTGGCCATTTGCAACCCTCTGCTCTACACAGGGGCCATGTCCCCGAAACGCTGTGTCCTGCTTGTCATGGGAtcatatgcctggggtgtggcctgCTCCTTGATACTCACATGCTCTGTTACCCCATTATCCTTCTGTGGTTTCAACACAATCAATCACTTCTTCTGTGAATTCTCCGCTCTGCTCTCCCTCTCTTGCTCTGACACCTCTCTCAACCAGTTGCTGCTTTTCATCTTTGCCACCTTTAATGAGGTCAGCACACTCTTCCTTATTCTCCTTTCGTACGTCTTTATCGTTGTCACCATCCTCAAGATGCCCTCGGCCACAGGTCGCCGCAGAGCCTTCTCTACCTGTGCCTCCCACCTGACCGCCATCACCATCTTCCACGGCACCATCCTCTTCCTCTACTGTGTGCCCAGCTCCCAAAACTCCAGGCACACTGTCAAAGTGGCCTCTGTGTTTTACACAGTGGTGATCCCCATGCTGAATCCCCTCatctacagtctgaggaacaAGGACGTCAAGGACACGATCAGCAAAATAATGGACACGAACGTTTTTTCTCATTGA
- the LOC125124037 gene encoding olfactory receptor 5L1-like, whose protein sequence is MGKENCTCVTEFLLLGFSEVPELRVFLFLVFLVIYGVTVLGNLGMVGLIQVSPRLHTPMYFFLSHLSFVDFSYSTIIVPKMLANIINKDKAISFLGCVVQFYLFCLCGITEVILLAVMAYDRFVAICNPLLYKVTMSRNVCVELVSCCYLCGTVCSLIYLCLTLKIPSYRSNVINHFFCDLPPLLPLACSDVTMIQLVIYIVATFNETISSVIILTSYLFVLITILRMHSAEGRSRAFSTCASHLTTIAVLQGTILFIYCRPNSGISSVATDKVATVFYAVVIPMLNPLIYSLRNKDVKEALRKVVESKRFSQRTFS, encoded by the coding sequence ATGGGCAAGGAAAACTGCACCTGTGTCACAGAGTTCCTTCTCCTTGGATTCTCCGAGGTCCCCGAGTTGAGGGTCTTCCTCTTCCTGGTGTTTCTTGTCATCTACGGAGTCACCGTCCTGGGTAACCTGGGCATGGTTGGGCTGATTCAGGTCAGCCCTCgactccacacccccatgtacttcttcctcagccacttgTCCTTTGTGGATTTCTCTTACTCCACCATCATTGTGCCCAAGATGCTGGCTAACATCATAAACAAAGACAAAGCCATTTCCTTCCTGGGGTGTGTTGTGCAATTCTACTTGTTTTGCTTATGTGGGATAACTGAGGTCATCCTGCTGgccgtgatggcctatgaccgctttgtggccatctgcaaccccCTCTTGTACAAGGTCACCATGTCCCGAAATGTCTGTGTGGAGCTGGTGTCTTGTTGCTACCTGTGTGGGACTGTGTGTTCTTTGATTTACCTGTGTTTAACTCTAAAGATCCCATCCTACAGATCAAATGTGATCAACCACTTCTTTTGTGATCTGCCCCCTCTCTTACCTCTTGCTTGCTCTGATGTCACTATGATTCAACTAGTGATATACATTGTGGCCACGTTCAATGAGACCATCTCCAGTGTCATCATCCTCACCTCCTACTTGTTCGTTCTCATCACCATCCTAAGGATGCACTCTGCGGAGGGACGGTCCagagccttctccacctgtgcctcccacctcACGACCATCGCTGTCTTACAGGGAACAATCCTTTTCATTTATTGCCGACCCAATTCTGGCATCAGTAGTGTGGCCACTGACAAAGTGGCCACGGTGTTCTACGCTGTGGTGATTCCCATGCTGAACCCCCTGatctacagtctgaggaacaAGGATGTGAAAGAAGCGCTCAGAAAAGTAGTGGAGTCAAAAAGATTTTCCCAGAGAACATTTTCCTAG